One stretch of Kogia breviceps isolate mKogBre1 chromosome 18, mKogBre1 haplotype 1, whole genome shotgun sequence DNA includes these proteins:
- the RABAC1 gene encoding prenylated Rab acceptor protein 1: protein MAAEKDQQKDAEVEGLSATTLLPKLIPSGAGREWLERRRATIRPWGSFVDQRRFSRPRNLGELCQRLVRNVEYYQSNYVFVFLGLILYCVATSPMLLVALAVFFGACYILYLRTLQSKFVLMGREVTPAHQYALAGTVSFPFFWLAGAGSAVFWVLGATLVVIGSHAAFHQVEAVDGEELQMEPV, encoded by the exons ATGGCGGCCGAGAAGGACCAGCAGAAGGATGCCGAGGTGGAAGGGCTGAGCGCCAC GACCCTGCTGCCGAAACTGATTCCGTCCGGCGCGGGCCGTGAGTGGCTGGAGCGGCGCCGTGCGACCATCCGGCCCTGGGGCTCCTTCGTGGACCAGCGGCGCTTCTCGCGGCCCCGCAACCTGGGCGAGCTGTGCCAGCGCCTCGTACGCAACGTGGAGTACTACCAGAGCAACTATGTGTTCGTGTTCCTGGGCCTCATCCTGTACTGTGT GGCCACATCCCCCATGCTGCTGGTGGCTCTGGCTGTCTTCTTTGGCGCCTGTTACATCCTCTATCTGCGCACGTTGCAGTCCAAGTTTGTGCTGATGG GCCGAGAGGTGACCCCAGCCCACCAGTATGCTCTGGCTGGGACCgtctcctttcccttcttctgGCTGGCTGGTGCGGGCTCCGCTGTCTTCTGGGTCCTGG GAGCCACCCTCGTGGTCATCGGCTCCCACGCCGCCTTCCATCAGGTGGAGGCCGTGGACGGGGAGGAGCTGCAAATGGAACCTGTGTGA